A window of Gossypium raimondii isolate GPD5lz chromosome 7, ASM2569854v1, whole genome shotgun sequence genomic DNA:
actgaTTTAATCGACCATAATCCATAAAAACCTGACTTGATCAAATTAAAGCTTAAGAACCGGCATTCGGTTCATTTGGTAACCAACTTTAGTTATTGGtcttgaatattatatattataaattataaatatattaaaataagtttgtttttttatctgtgggtgtgaaaataaaaaaaccgaTAACTGATCAAAATAGATGTTCAAGTCGAACTCATAACTGAAAAAACTGTACAAACTGCCGAAACCAAAATTGACTAAGCCGATTGAGTTGGTTTAATcgattttaaactaaaattactcTCCTTGTAGGATGGCTGTAGAGGTACAGGTGCTTTATTAATATGTGACGAGGTGACTTGATAGTAGGTGCGAGAATGAGTATAACAGTATAGCCTTTCTTCTTGTGATGGAAAGAGCTTTTATAGTAGAAGAGCTTTAGCATAGGTCCTACTGGAATGATGTAGGGTGACTATAGAGGTACAGGAGCTACTACTTCATTAGTATGTGACGAGGTGACTTGATAGTAGCGCGTGGGAGTGgatataacaatataaaaaataaatgatgatattGAACATAAAGTTATCGCCATGAATAGCTATATGTTTGCTCTCCATGCCTCGTACTTCTTTACTATTTGTCATGGCATCAGCTCATGGTgttgatatttttaaacatcTATTGAGATTCAATAAATCATTAGATCGTTGATTTCGTGTATCGACATTTTTTGTTAAGGTTCATTGTCTTCCACACGCACACAGCTCGATCTTTTGGACCAGCTAAGTTCAACGAGCTCCACTGCCGACGGTACGTCGATCTTATCCCTAGTAAATGCAACTTGCAAGGCCTAGATTGAGCAACAGTACGATTTTCGAGTTTGTGACTGATTTGTTTCTTTTACGACCAGGGTATGAGAGTGACGGTAGGTCTGGGAAACTCACGATTCGTGAGCAGCTCGTGCGGTTAGTCGGTGATAGAGACGATGACTTTACTATTCCATTGGGCAAAAACTTGAAGAAGGTTAGTCCAAAGTTTTTAACCATCTCACAGAAGAGAAATATCAGGAGACAGGCATATTTGAATGAAGTTTCTCAGAGAAATGATTCGGTTTTCTTTGCAACGATCGGAGCATTCGTGCTTGTTCCGCCGCTTGTAATATTAGGGATTGCTATATTAACAGGTTATGTCCAGCTTTTTCCTTGATATGCATACACATTCTCAAAGTAAATAGAAATATCGAGGTTAGACAGACCCGAACTTATGTTCAGCTTGTTATTGCCGTTTCTTTTCGCTTTCGTTATTGCATGATCGGTTTACTCCCGAAATTGAGTCCTCTTGTTGGTTCCGTTGTTAAGAGCTTATTCATAATTTGTAGTTATTCCTACATGGATGAGTATGACATGAAACGAGCATCTCATCGAACACATTCATAGTTCTCCGAGGCTTAGAATCATATATGCTTGCAAATTCTTTGAAACGGAGAGGGATTACGGGAACATCGACCGAAGTAGGAATGCTTGCAGATGAAACAGAGGGGGTTAATAACTTAGGTGAAGATAGGCTGTCTGAACGGTATATACGAAGATGCCGGCATCTTTTGCTGCTAATACAAGTTCATGTTGCATTTATACAATTCTATGGTACTGCAAATGACTTAAAAATACCTCCAAAATGGAAGTACCAAGTTTAATTTTCCACTCCAAAACTTAACTATGATCAAAGTATTAATAGGAAAatcaaaatgattaaattctGCTGCTCTGTACTCTATgtaagttgtagatttagttcttatattttaatttgatcaatttcagtatctatacttttgaatttgttaaatttagtccatgtacttttgaattttaaaattttagtcctgaaCAAACGGTAGCAGTTATatatgtttggttaaattctacaattagCGTAGTAAAGTTGCAAATTTGATCCATATTatccaattggatcattcttAATCACTATATTTTCTGAATTTAGAAATTCTATTCTTAATCACAGTTGTTGAATTCATTGACTAGTTTTTGTGAGTAATATGTAGAAATAACAAATTACGCATCAAACTTTGAAAATagcaaaacttaataaatataatagcTACCATAATcttgaccaaattaaaacaaaagggctaaatacataatttatgcattttataaAGACTAATATCAGAATTTAACCAATCAAATCTTGCATGCCAAACCAATCTGATTGAAAATTCCTGCTAGTGGagtaatatatgatttttttctctaatattTCCTTGTGCAGAAAATATTGACTTAATGCATAAGAGTATCATATACTTCTCATGACCATAGCATAATCTGAAAGTTCACTATAagaatattttgtttattttaggttttttcaTTAGTTTTGAAATCATAGCAGATGAGATTTTCAAAAGCATCATAAGAAACTTTTAGACTGATTTATGGATTGTGGATGACCCCATTTTATGGTTTTTGAAACTGTTGCCATCTTTTTGCTTTGTTCAAACATTTGAGCATGTTTTTGTTCCAACACCAACAAAAGATTGATCCAACATTtgaacatgtttttttttttctaacaccaacaaaaaatgaaatgtgTTAGTAAATTTAAGTCACTTTGTAAcccttttttgtttcttcaataATGCTCACTTGTCGGTTCCTTTTTCATTACCAATTGAACCGTGTTCTTCACTAGGTCTCACTGGTACACCTTGGTTTTGTATATGCACCCATTTGTCTTGAAACAAGTAAATCAACACAATCACAGTGATCTCAACTGTAAAAGCTATGGTCCAAAGCTTTGTACTCTTTGATGTCTTGTCATAATATGCTCCCAATCCAGTGTATATGCTGATTACACCTAAAATACACACTGTAGTTCCCAGTAACCAGTGTGCAAAAAACCAGACAGTTCTTCCCT
This region includes:
- the LOC105789545 gene encoding uncharacterized protein LOC105789545, translating into MALYFMATSLNPKPCSNSNIIVVPPLLYSKPKHRFKLISSSSSCGKAFAQSEGKEGGVKEEDPPAFSGSLSSTRTQLDLLDQLSSTSSTADGYESDGRSGKLTIREQLVRLVGDRDDDFTIPLGKNLKKVSPKFLTISQKRNIRRQAYLNEVSQRNDSVFFATIGAFVLVPPLVILGIAILTGYVQLFP